Below is a genomic region from Betta splendens chromosome 8, fBetSpl5.4, whole genome shotgun sequence.
GCGGAGGGGGAGTGAGAGAGACATTAGTAGTGGAGTGGACGCAAACCCTGGCACACATCCCTCAGAGTGTCATGTAAAccagccctctctctctttttgtcccATTcagagtccccccccccccccccctccctccctccccgcctccccccgGCCCCACCCTGTGGCCTCTCTGCTTTGGACTCGGGGGTTTCGCCTGCCTCTATAAAAGAGTGGTTTGTGCCCTGAGGGAGTCTCATTCCCCATCATGGAGAGTCAGAGAGTGCAGTCCTCATACAGGAAGCGCTTCGGGCCACAGGCCTCAGGCTCCGCAGGCGTCCGGATGGGGAGCCTTTCCTCCGGCCGCCTCTCCTGGCACGGGACCCCCCGCAGCATCGCCCACTCCAGCCCCGTGTCCCGCGTCTCCCTGGGCTCGACCGGCGCCCTCCTCCTGGGGAGCCCCGTGGACCGGCTGGACTTCTCGGCCGACACCCTGATGAAGGCCCAGTTCAAGGAGACGCGCACCAACGAGAAGGTGGAGATGATGGGCCTGAACGACCGCTTCGCCAGCTACATCGAGAAGGTGcgcctgctggagcagcagaacaaggTGCTGGTCGCCGAGCTGAACCAGCTGAAGGGGAGGGAGCCCAGCCGCCTGGGAGACATCtaccaggaggagctgagggagctgcGGCGGCAGGTGGACGGCCTCACGGCCGGAAAAGCCCGGCTGGAGATAGAGAAGGACAACCTGGCTGCAGACCTCAGCACCCTCAGGCAAAGGTAGAAGCAAAGAGGGCGGGGCTCCCGTGGCCACGCTGTGATGTCATGCACGTTGTCATGAAACAATAATGCTGCacagatttgatttattattcaattattattataagctAAGGTAAAatctgaaatataaatatatatataaatatatgtgcTGATTTTTGGACTGATCCACACACATATATAGGTTTTATACAGTCACATTAGACACTTCCTCTTTTGTCTTCTACagtttttcttcctgtttgttaCTGGTTGCTGTTTGGGCAAAAGCTTTGGTTAAGTGCTGGTTTGTTGCTTCTTTAGCTGATGTGATGGATCCATTTATATGCAGGTCAGGTTTGTCTGCCGTTGGAATGCGAATCACTGCGCTGAACGCGCGGTTTTACTCTTCAATACCTCTTTACAAACTTGATCCTAACTGAACCCCTGGTCGCCGCTGAGTGAGTGTGGAGGAATGAGGCGCACACAATGGCAGCGCCGCACAAAAGGGGGCAGATGTTCTCTTGTCCGCTGTTACTCGGAAATGCCCAAGCACTGCAGTCACATGCGCATATTCAGGCATTTAGCAGAAATCTATCATTTAGATCAGTCAAAAGATGGGACCGATGAAAGCGTATGGGAAAAATAGTGATGGcggtggaggtcaaaggtcgcttCAAAGATTTGTGCTTTCCTCCATGAACCATTCTCAGCAAACTCGCTCTGAAGCTGTGCAGACGTTGACCTAACTTTGAGGATTCATGTCCTGATGTCTGTGATTGGTAGAAGGGTGTCTGggtggtgtgtgtatgtgtgtgtgtgtgtgtgtgtgtgtgtgtgtgtgtgtgtgtgtgtgtgtgtgtgtgtgtgtgtgtgtgtgtgtgtgtgtgtgtgtgtgtgtgtgaactccctcCCGTGGGAAAGGCCTCTGTGTTAGATCAGTGTGAATGTGCAATGATGCGTAAGCTGCCCTTTCAGCTGAGCCCCTGTCTTTTCCTGCAGCGTGAGGAGGAGCTctggaaaaacacaataaaatagcATAAACAATATTTAGTCCTTGtttatttagtctttttttAGTATTTAGGACTTTTTGCCTGTTTTCATCAGGTTGCAGGAGGAGATCGGTCTGCGACAGGATGCTGAGAACAGCCTGAACAGCTTCCGGCAGGTACATGTTTCTAATGTGATGAAGGATCAGACAGCACGTGATGCTCTGTACGCCTCACTCCTCTACACGCCTCCTACTCTAGGATGTTGATGAAGCATCCTTAAATCGCGTCCAGTTGGAGAGGAAGATTGACGCCTTGCAGGACGAGATAAACTTCCTGAAGAAGATTCACGAGGAGGTGGGAACGAAACGAATAACATGCAGCCCCATCATTTTAAACACCAGCTCCTCTGAATGTGTCCTCCTCCTATTTGTCCCATCCAGGAGCTTCGTGAGCTGCAGGACCAGATCATGGCCCAGCAGGTGCACGTGGATGTGGACGTGTCCAAACCGGACCTCACCGCCGCTCTGAGGGACATCAGGGTCCAGTATGAGACCATGGCCTCCTCAAACATGCAGGAGACCGAGGAGTGGTACCGATCCAAGGTCAGAGCAgcctcgcagcagcagcaggagtagTACCTGTACGGGCTTCACACAGACtcaggctggtgtgtgtttgtgtccagtttGCCGACCTGACGGATGCAGCCAATAGACACGCAGAAGCCCTTCGTCAGGCGAAGCAGGAGGCCAACGAATACCGGCGCCAGATCCAAGCGgtgacctgtgacctggagGCCCTCCGCGGCACAGTAAGACCCCTGAAAACACATCTTCTGCTGTAATAGCTGTCAACTGGTCTCCAATCAGTGTCTGCCACCTGTGATGCGATGGGTGTGAGTCAGCCTAGCTTCCCACAGTGAGCTAcgagctccagctgcttctaATGAGGCCCTTTGATCCCAGACGTGTAGCGTCTGAGGTGATGTGAGCGCACCGTGGCCTGAGTTCATTGCGCCGGTCTCCTCCCTTTTGAGAACGAGTCCCTGGAACGCCAGCTCCGGGAGATGGAGGACCGCTTCGCCATGGATACGGCCGGTTACCAGGATACGGTGAGCCGCCTCGAGGAGGAGATCCAGGcgctgaaggaggagatggCGAGGCACCTGCAGGAGTACCAGGACCTCCTGAACGTCAAGCTGGCCCTGGACATAGAGATCGCTAcctacaggaagctgctggagggggaggagagcagGTGAGCGGGAGGCAGAAACATCCAACGAATAGACAATAAACAAGTCTTACACTTATCTCTTCTCCTTTTCCCCAGAATCACTATTCCAGTTCAGAGCTTTTCCAATCTGCAGTTTAGAGGTCAGACACTTTTCTCATTTATTAGCTCGGCTTTTCTCATTTTGACAAGTAAATGTCCAGGGACCATGGAGTTTGTAGTCatgctctgtgtctctgttcagAAACAAACCTGGACACCAAAACCCCAGAGGCTCACGTGAAGAGGAGCATCCTGGTTCGAACGGTGGAGACCAGAGATGGAGAGGTACTGTTCACCGCCCGAACTGCACCTCTCACCCGTTCCCTCTGGGGGGCGGTGTTGAACACTTGACTGGATGCTTTTTCTCGAGTTTAACCCTGATGTCTCTTTCGTTTTCAGATCATTAAGGAATCAACCACTGAGCACAAAGATCTTCCTTAAGGACTGATCAGCGGAGAACTCTCCCTCGTGTCAGTCATGATGGAGGAGTTcatgaaatattttttaatcCAAACCCCAAAGCCCCCAATTAGAGTCGTCGTCCTCGTTCATTTTAGTTTCATCCCCTCCGTTACGACTCCTCATTGATCGATTGAGAGGCCAGATGTTTTAGCGCCGTTTCAGATTAGCTGCCATAGGAAAAGGCCTTGATATGTAGCAGTCGTGTGAAGCTAACATGTAGCGCAGTGGAGGTCGAACGTGTGGTGTGTATCGTGTATGTGACGTGTGTCGGGACAAGTGCGCTGGCGGGTCGTCGGTGATGGAGCAGGATGCAGGCAGGGAAGGACAGATGTGTACGGGTTAGAGGagcgtgagggggggggggggtcggacaCGTTTAGAGCGGAGGCCTATTAGAGGAGGGGCTTCAACCTCCCACCCATCATTTCTCCTCCAACGCAGCTGCACGAGACGTCTTCCTTTCTGGTCGACGGGGACGAAGTGGGTGTGGAGGGGAGCGGCCTCAGCTCAGGGGGAACCCATTTACCTCTATCACATTCACCACCTCACGGGATGAATCCCACAACCCCCGCGTGACCAGTAGCGCTTTTTCGTAGCGACGGGGACGATAAAAAAGAAGGGAAGGAGGCTCTGAGTAGCGGACGCTCCGGCTCAAACGCTGTAATCCAAGCCCGTCGCTTTGGTGGAAGCCCCGCTGGCAGAAGTCTGCCTCTAATGAGAGTGGAGCTGCGCCTAAGCTGGCGGTCTCTGCGTTCATCACCAAGGACACGCCGTGATTCATGTTCCCATTTTACTCCCACCCATCTGCCCGTCCACTCAACCCCGTCCCCTGCTTCTCCCAGTAACACCCAACCCTCCCTTCTATTtgcctttgttgtgtttttcagtgtTGGACCTAAATAGAAGTCTCGTCAGTCCTCAGCAGATGTGAATGTAACGTTAGCTCATTCAGCCCAACGCTGCAAGCTGTGACGTAATGTAGACGTAACAATTAAACGCTTTGTGTTAGAACTGATGTGTGTCGTTTTGTTCCAATATGATTTCAAAGTCTGTGAGTTTCAGAGCGTCATAGATGAAGTTTATGAGCGTTTTGCCCCGTTTATAATGAGTTTCATACGCGCTGACAGTGGACTTTAGGGtattacagcagcacagacactaTTTATCACAGCTGATTGTTTCTGCCTGTTGGCCAGACTCTACTGTTGAGCAGATGGGTGCACGTCCTGTAATATCTTGGCTTATAATGACTTCTAGTGTATATCTGGGCAGAAAGACACCCGTGGACCAAAGCAGTGTCGCGTGACATGTGACAAAACACCTGCACGTGTTCGTCTGACACCTGACTGGAGATTACAAAAATTCTACTTCCCATGATGACACCAGATGGTTTATTGTTGAGAGACTTACAAAGAAGATTACAAGTGTAATCACGAATCAGGAACTCTTGCTCTGGTGTATAGTCCGAGGTAAATATCCTGGTCACCGTAGAGCAGAATGCATGGATCCGCTTTGTGTTGCTTTCTCTAAGTAACAGTAAGTAATTACATATTAAATTTTTGTCCCAATGTGGTCAAAAAATGATTTCATACACAGCAAAAGCCTAAAATGGAAATTCAGATGATCTGAATCATCGAATCAGTGTTTAGTCACTGCACGTTTCAGCTAAATGTGACTCACAGCCTGTTCACAGTACGTGAGGATCAACACGACACTGAGTTCACCCAATCAGGAAAATCGTGAGCGCGCCCCGATTAGCATGTTCCCCCTTTGTTATCTCCCGATTTTCCCCTCTGATGAGTTGTGTTTGGAAGTGAGACCCGGCAACCGAGTGTGTGTGAAGTACAGCGTGTCTGTTTATCGCAGCCGTGGAGGGTCTCAGGTCTGCGCTGCAGGCGACCCTGAGCTGAAGGAATTCCAGGCAGATAAAACCCTCAGGCGGCCTTGACGCCCGCTTCGGCAACAGCTTCCAGCCGGAGCGGGAAGAGGCGACGGGTGACGGAGACGAAGCCCACTGTCTTCACGCGACGAGTGCGAGGTGACAACAGCTGTCACGTCAGCCGTGAAAAACATGTTTGCACGGCGCTAGAAAAGGCCGAAGCGGAGAGATCCACAACGGCGTGTGCATAAGTTAAGTAACCCTTGGCCATGATTATAATGGTTCATGTTCTACCACAGGGTCACAGCTTTTATAAGTCACTGTTGAGCCATTAACTGATGTTTTTTTGAGAGATTATAAACCAGACAAGGTCATAAATGTTCCTTTATGCGCCGGGCGATCGGTGCAAACACACATCTGTCTCTCACGCACATTCCCGTCTTACTTGATGCTCACACTgaagggtgggtgggtgggtggggggggggggggggtcggttaATTTTAGCCCTCGCTTCGTCGGGGCCATTGAGACAAAGCGCAGatcagctgcctcagctccaAGCTGCGTTTTCGTTTGATCTCCAAACACCCTCCATCAGGGAACACATGAGCCACTTCATGGCAGTGGTTCCGGTCCGCGCACGTGGAGAATCTGAGAGAGGAGTGTAAGAAAAAATGAGTGAATGCTGCTCGTCCTGAgatgagatgaagctgctctgtgtcgGTTCATCCCCAACAAACCCACCAATGGGCCGTGTTTGTCCGGGAGCCGCGTGCAGCCTCTCCAGGTGACTCTTTCTCCGGCTCCAGTGTCTGCTCTGTGTCAGCTGATCTAAGTGTTTCTGCTCACAACACGACCTGAAAAGTAAACCTGAAACAAGACTCTCCtctaacaggaaacaaaaatgtTACTTTACTGACCAGGAACATGACACCACACGACCACAGGACACAGGAATGGCATTTCAAATCTTATCATGGCTATAAATTCATATAATACTCTAGAAGTGTGATGGCAGCTACAGAGAGAGATGGTATTACTATTTTGGGCACAGAGACTTGTGATGTGAGTGAAACAGAGTGGACAGATGAGGGTCTGCACACTGTCAGTGTCAGGGTACTGTGAAGTTATCCGCAATGCAATTAACTTGACTTCAAGGCGtggctttcaaaataaaacacctgcaATTATAGGAAATCTCCTTTGCGTTACAACAACGTCACAAAAGGCTAAATTCAGGATAGTTTCCTCTACTTATTTCCCCTGAAATGTGTCGTTGGTGCTCATTAacttgtaaaatgtaaaaagctgTGAAGGTTTAGAAGAATAAACATTTGGATTTAGGccatgtaaaaatataaaaccttTATTGTGAAATATAGATTAAATCCCATTTCCGTTTCTGTTCTGGCTAACCCCGGTGAAATGACACTGCTTACATTCGGGGGTGGATCCGATGAACCCAGCTCACAGGAGTCCGTTTGTCGACCTCACCGCGCAAGTGGCACAACATGAGGGAGAAAACCGCATTTATAAAAAGTGACGGATCCTACTTTCTACAGCTTTTCTCCTGAGCGTCGCCCAAAACTGGACCCCATCTCTGAGTAGAGGACTTTAAACCCCGAGAAAACGACTCGTTCACGTTCAGGGCTCCCCGCgggtttgtgcgtctgtgtgtgtgtggttttctgtACTTTTTTACCATTCTCCAACATCCTGCATCTGCGATCGCCCTGGCAACCAGACACCCTCTCCATCATCCTCCAGCGCGTCATCGCTCCCCATCACCAGCGGCCACCGAGAGGCACAAGCCCCGCTTCTGACGCTTCGTCCTCCGTGTGGCAACACACCGTTTCCCACCGCGTCCCTCCGGTCACTTtctggtctgttttatttagcaAATAGTAAGTTCATGTGTCGGAGGCGTCTTTTCTCTCACCACAATGCCTGTGAGACGCGGCCACGTTGCGCTCCAGAACACCTACCTGGACACTATCATCAGGAAATTCGACGAGCAAAGTAAGTGCGTTTGAAGCGACCATGTGGCGGTGATGCTCCGTTTAGCTGCTGTTAGTGATTATACAACGCCGTCCGTGACAACAACCAAGTGTTCGTGCGTGTTTTTCACTTTCAAACATCGTGTCGTTTAAAAGCTGGCTCATGGTAACGACGCCGCATTTATATGTcatgtgaaggaggaggaatccttaatgaaataaaaaaaaaaaaagattattaaaGCGATTTCAGCTTTTAGTTCCTCCAACATGAAAAAGTTTATTGGAGCAACGTTTCTTTTACCTGTAGTGGATAATTAACTGCTGAAATATGATCAAGTCGTGATCATCGTGGTCgtaataaatcactgctgtcttcattttttacatttacgtTACACTGCAAATCAGGGTAAACCTACTGACCTTATTATAcatgtatttgtattattttgcaTTATTCTGGGTCTTAATGTAATCTAGTGTATCAGTGATGGTGACAGGcccctgcagctgcttttaTCTTTGATGGGGGTTattgcacctgtgtgtgtttgcttgtgagCGCTCGCTCGACGTCTTACGTTACAGACGCCACGATAGAGCACGTGACGCGCTGGTCGTCGCGTCCCGCGGCTTCGTGGGGTCTCTGACATTAGGAACACGCGAACTTCCGCGGAGGAAGGAAGCTCCGTCGCGCGTCTACCGCGTGCCCCTCAAGGTGCGCGCGCGCGGCCAGGTGAGCGCACGTGCCGCGGCGGCGCTGCTTAGCAACGGTGTGACGATCGGCGGATAACGACGTCGGACAGGATGTGCTTTCCTTTACTTTAAAGCGTGCACGCCGGTTATGTGTGAGAGCTGTTTAACCCAGTTCCACCGCGGGATAATAAAAGGGCCAGTGCGACGATGCGGAGGTTATGCATGTGCTTTGCGTTCACCTCATTGAACCCCCCCATTAGCAGCCTTCGAACACAGCTGTCCCAATTCGCTGCCCGCAGTGTTTGGTTCGGTGGCCGCACATCACAGTCTGTGATAGCGGTGAATGCTAAATGATCTTAGGGTCACTATGAAGCCCTTACAATTACAGAACACAGTGGTGTCCAGGTGTTAGCTGAGATTATTAGCATCATTAGCATCACATGCgggttcggatgtaaaagcaccaCATTAATGAGCTGACACATTTATACAGCTTCTAAATAGTTTAGAAGATTTATTAAATAGTATTTTGGTATATTTCAGGCTGTCTCCAATGTTTTGGccaacagcacccactgtgaCCTCTATAATAAGCATCTGGTCCAATTCTTACCTTCTCGCGGCTGAGCTAGTGTAATTTGCCGGTTGCTAAACGTTCAGATGAGATCAGCTGAGATCGGCCGAGGTGTGCAGCCTTTAAATACTATATAACAGCTGCGTGAGCCCGTGCTCGCGTTAAAGCGTCCACCTGCTTCTCGCTCCCTTGGGAGAAATTGTGTCGCTAACGCGTTTAGCGCCGAGGAAACCTGAACTGCTTTATTTCCACTTGAGCTGATTGTCGAGTGCAGACGAGGGAGACGCGTTAATTATAAGCGGAGACCTCATCGGGTGCAAATGTGTTCAGAGGCTTCGGTGTATTTGATTAAGCTTTGAACAGTGTGATTACctcaaatgattaaatgcaaTAAGGAAAGGAAGAAGTAAACATGGCTTCTGTTAATGAGAGCCTAGTCCAAATGCGCTGAATATGAAATCGTGTTACcgagttaatattaattaataccCTGTCTGTCAGATCGCAAGTTTCTGATCGCCAACGCCCAGATGAAGAACTGTGGCATCATCTACTGCAACGAGGGCTTCTGCCAGATGTTTGGCTTCACCAGAGCCGAAATCATGCAGCAGCCCTGCACGTGCCAGTTCCTGGTGGGACCCGGGACCATGAAGAACGCGCTGGCTCAGCTGGCGCAGGCCCTGCTCGGCTCTGAGCAGTGCAAGGTGGAGATTCTTTACTACGCCAAGGAAGGTGAGACGGGCCGCTCCGAACCCAGCGGGGTTCGAACCCGCCGGTTGCAGCCGTGAAAGTGAGACGTGTGACGCAATCAGGGTTTAAATCGCACGGTGTGTTTTTGGCTCTGAGCTCAGCCAGACTTCCTCCCTTTATCACCTTTTCTAACTAAACCTTCTTATTGTTAGAAACATCATCAACAGACACATAAATTACATTcttattattttgaaattcaGATCAAAATGTGAGAAGTTACTGAAAATAAAAGCCATAACGCAGGCTGACTTTTAAACTTGTAATCCACAGTTCACATATTTTACTGAATGTTGTGTTACTACTTTTCCGCCACCAGTTTGAGGCTTGAGCTGCACGGACTCGTTTTAAATCCTTCCCGGTTGCCGAAACACATTGACTGTCtacgcgcacgcacgcgtggCTCTTGTTGGACTTTTGGGCCGTGAGGCGGGCGCCGTTCAGCGCGGTTGTCATGGAAATGCAATCAGCCTGCCAGCTCAAATCAGCTAAGCAtctatttgttttgtctggTGCGTCCTACTGGGACCTGAGCTGTGACGACGCACGCGGATTTGGGAACTAGTTGACAGGGCGATTCAAAACAAGCGTCACAggattttctttgtgtgtgtgtgtgtgtgtgtgtgtgtgtgcgtgcgtgcgtgtgtgtgtgcgtgtgtgtgtgtgtgtgtgatttgccCTATCACCCAGTTCTATTTTTAAACCACACTGATTGCAGTGTGAATTTAGATCTGACGTTGCTCGTTTAGCTCTTTAGTGTTTCCTcccttttcctgctctgcttctctctctctctcattctctccctctctctctctttcactcccTCCTGTGGATTCGTCCCTCCCGTCCTCCCTTAAAAGCACGGCATCATAAAGAACGTCAGACGCCTGCCAGCTGGAGCTGCGGCGCATGTGGAAAGAGCAAAGAGGTCACTGTTTGGGCTCAGGCTTCCTTTTGATGTgtgatgtctgtctgtgtgtgtgtgaagggacGTGCAGACCTTGCCTGGTGGACATCGTGCCTGTAAAGAACGAGGAGGGTCTCGTCATCATGTTCATCCTGGACTTCCAGGAGTTAACGGATCCTTCTCACAAAAAGTCAAGCCTGAAGCAGAGAGTCATCCAAGGATGGATTTACTGTAAAGCCCTTAAACCTTGTATGCATAAAGTGCATTAACATTTAGAGGAGCttgatgtttttctgttgtgtgaTGGTGATAAACacgtttttaattttattagttCTTCTGTCAACAAATTTTAAAGAGAAACCagattttccattttatttattaagtaaATGACATTTAGCTTGTATATCAAATGTAATCTAATCTAAAATAATGCAATACAATTTTTATCTGTACATCTAGAATACAtacataaaaatgtattatgaACGGGTAATATGTTTTAATAACTGAGATTCTCACTCAGGTCAGAATCGCAGGCTGAAGATGAGGCTGCCCATGCTCCGCTCCATGCGTCGAAGCTCTCTCTCCAAAGACCAGTTTGAAGGGGTGGTTGTGGACTACttgcaggtaaacacacacacacacacacacacacacacacacacacacacacacacacacacacacacacacacacacacacacacacacacactattatgTTTATTATCCTCTTGTAATTAGGATTTTCCGTCTCTCCAACAGCCAAACAGTGAGGAAGTCCCACTGAAGGAGTTTCGTATTCCATCCAAAGAGAGCTGCATGCAGTCGGAGACCGAGGCCCTGATAGAGCAGGACGTGGACCCCCCCTCGCCCGCAGCCCAGTCCTCCACCAAGAGACGCTCCCTCCTGGCGGAGCGGCTGGACCCGGGGCCCGCCTTCCCCCGAGGGACGCTGCCTCGGAGCTGTTCCCGGGACAGCGTGCGCAGCCTTCGCCGGGCTTCGTCTCTGGACGACATCGACGGCATGAGGGCGGAGTGGAGCAGTCGATGCGGGGACCCGCGCTCCAACAGCAGTGAGTGTCTGGAGGAAACGTTCCGCTTGCTCTTTCACTTACACATGGCATTCATTTACAtgattgttttcttttcacctACACTTTCCCATCCCGTTGCCCGTGTCTGTTGTAGATCTGAAGCCCAGCGCCCTGAACTccacctcagactctgacctgatGAGACACAGGACAATCGGCCGCATCCCTCAGATTACGCTGACCTTTGGCTCCGAACGCATGAGGCCGCCTTCACCCACCGAGATTGAAATCATCGCACCCAGTAAGATTAAAGACCGGACGCAGAACGTCACAGAGAAAGTCACTCACGTCACACAGGTAAGAGCAagtctctgtttgtctgtttgtttgtttgtttgtttgtttgtttgtttgtttgtttgtttgtttgtttgtttctttctttctttctttcttcttctttctttctttctttctttctttttttctttctttttccttccttccttccttctttccttccttccttccttccttccttccttccttccttccttccttccttccttccttccttccttcttttctgtctgtctgtctgtctttttggTGTCCTGTATTAATGGACATTGATGGATACCTAACAGTCTCATCATTATCCAGTGTCAAAGCTGTTCTCTGTACCGACACTCGGCCTCTAGCTCAACAGAGATGCTAAAAGACGTCTGCAGTCACAGGGTGAAAGTGTGAAACAATAATCTCACCTGAGGTGCGACAACCATGGCACCGGCAGCAGAACAGACTCATGTGCCACCTGTCAACACATGACGGTGTCCATGTGGTAGAGCACCATCATCTCACACAACAGTGGGAAAAGAACATCAACTCAGATGATCTGTGGTGTTTCTGCTCACATCTGTTTGAAGCCCTGttagcttgttgttgttgctgctgctgctgtagatgttgctgtttctgctgtagttgctgttgctgttgctgtagtagttgttgctgttgctgttgctgcagtgtGAGTCTATTGAGCAGCGCTGGCTGGCTCCACGCTGCCTGTGACCTTGGCCTGTGGAGCTAATGGAAGCGCAGCACTTTTTGCCCTCCGCAGCGCGCTGCAGGCCCCGTCTTCGTGCTGCAGCCGGTTTCCAGTGCTAGCGACTGCGTCGTAGCCGCGGGGTCACAGACGGATGACGCAGCACAGGGGATGTGCTCACCCGCGGGTCGTCTGACGGATcgtcagctgtctgtctgtgtgcaacTAACGCACGCTGGTTTCGCTCCCTTCTGAAATGAAAAGGTTTCGTTATCCCGTCTTTATAATTGGATTTCGACTGGCACCTTGCAAAAAGGGAAATGAAGGCTGCCATTGATCTGTGTTCACATTGATTCGTCTGCATAACATGAGGCG
It encodes:
- the gfap gene encoding glial fibrillary acidic protein → MESQRVQSSYRKRFGPQASGSAGVRMGSLSSGRLSWHGTPRSIAHSSPVSRVSLGSTGALLLGSPVDRLDFSADTLMKAQFKETRTNEKVEMMGLNDRFASYIEKVRLLEQQNKVLVAELNQLKGREPSRLGDIYQEELRELRRQVDGLTAGKARLEIEKDNLAADLSTLRQRLQEEIGLRQDAENSLNSFRQDVDEASLNRVQLERKIDALQDEINFLKKIHEEELRELQDQIMAQQVHVDVDVSKPDLTAALRDIRVQYETMASSNMQETEEWYRSKFADLTDAANRHAEALRQAKQEANEYRRQIQAVTCDLEALRGTNESLERQLREMEDRFAMDTAGYQDTVSRLEEEIQALKEEMARHLQEYQDLLNVKLALDIEIATYRKLLEGEESRITIPVQSFSNLQFRETNLDTKTPEAHVKRSILVRTVETRDGEIIKESTTEHKDLP